From Mycobacteriales bacterium, one genomic window encodes:
- a CDS encoding DNA-3-methyladenine glycosylase I, translating into MSRCFGDGDPLYERYHDTEWGRPVTTEQGLYEKVCLEGFQAGLSWITVLRKREALREAFAGFDPDVVAAYDDSDLAPLLLDAGLIRSGAKLRACVTNARATVALRASGGLAPLLWSYAEIPGPAHDSWATVPATTPASVALAKALKQAGFAFVGPTTVYSLMQAHGLVGDHLTSCPVRAEVEAQRDAVTVPH; encoded by the coding sequence GTGAGCCGCTGCTTCGGAGACGGCGACCCGCTCTACGAGCGCTACCACGACACCGAGTGGGGCCGACCGGTCACGACCGAGCAGGGCCTCTACGAGAAGGTCTGCCTCGAGGGCTTCCAGGCGGGCCTGTCCTGGATCACGGTGCTGCGCAAGCGCGAGGCGCTGCGCGAGGCCTTCGCGGGCTTCGACCCGGACGTCGTCGCGGCGTACGACGACAGCGACCTCGCACCGCTGCTGCTCGACGCGGGCCTGATCCGCTCCGGGGCAAAGCTGCGGGCGTGCGTCACCAACGCGCGGGCCACCGTGGCGCTGCGGGCCTCCGGAGGCCTCGCCCCGCTGCTCTGGTCCTACGCCGAGATCCCCGGCCCCGCCCATGACTCCTGGGCCACCGTGCCCGCGACGACCCCCGCCTCGGTCGCGCTCGCGAAGGCTTTGAAGCAGGCCGGTTTCGCCTTCGTCGGGCCGACCACCGTCTACTCGCTGATGCAGGCCCACGGGCTCGTGGGCGACCACCTGACCTCCTGCCCCGTGCGCGCCGAGGTCGAGGCCCAGCGCGACGCGGTGACCGTCCCGCACTGA